A segment of the Panacibacter ginsenosidivorans genome:
TACAAAATGAATTCAAAGCTGTATCTGAAAAATACGATACGCAAAGAAAACATTTGATTCCATGCTTCAACGATTTCTATAGCATACCACTGGAACTTTCTGAAGAAATTGAAGAAGTAAAAAATGTCTTGGATGTTGGTGCGGGCACAGGTTTAATGAGTGCATTCTTTTACGAAAAATACCCGGAAGCTTCTTTTACTTTGGTTGACCTATCAAATGATATGCTTGCAAAAGCAAAAGAGCGTTTTGAAAAACAAAATGAAAATTTTACTTATTTAAGCGCGGATTTTTCAACTACAGATTTTGGCGAACAACAATACGATTTAGTGATCTCTGGTTTGGCAATTCATCATTTGGAACATTCTTTAAAACAAGAGTTGTTTTCAAAGATTTATAAAGCATTGAAGCCGGGTGGTTGGTTCATAAATGCAGATCAGGTAGAAGGTGGAACCGAAGAAGCAGATTACATTTATCGTGACAACTGGAAAAAGAAAGTTGAGCAATCACCATTAACAGAAGATGCAAAGCAAAGTGCATATAAAAGAATTCAGTTAGACATAATGGCGCCATTGAACGATCAGTTACATTGGTTAAAAGATGCAGGTTTTGAACAGGCAAATTGCTATTATCAATATTTCAATTTTGTAGTTTTTGCTGGCAGGAAATAAATGCAACAACCATCCATTATATTAAAAGATATAAGTGTAAAACTGCAAGGCAATACCTTGCTGGATGGCATTTCATTTTCTTTACAATCAAATCAGCATCTTGCTATCGCAGGCGCATCAGGAAGTGGCAAAACAACTTTAGCAAAAGTAATTTGTAGCAGAGCTTTTCATCATGGAATTGTTGAGTTTGCAAATAAGCGTTCTATCAATTTTGTTGAGCAACATTATCATTTCAAAACAAGATCTAATACCCAGGACTTTTATTACCAGCAGCGCTATAATAGTTTTGATAACAATGATGCATTAACTATTGAAGAAGAATTGCAACTTGTTTCAACCGATGAAACGAAGATTGATTCGCTTTTATCAGAATTGCAATTGGAGCATAGAAGACAATCACCATTATTGCATTTATCAAGTGGTGAGCATAAACGCTTTCAATTGATCAAGGCATTGCTTGCACATACAGATATTTTGATCTTGGACGAACCATTTGTTGGTCTTGATATTACAAGCAGAAAAAAACTCAATAATATCTTGTCAAATGTTGCAGCATCAGGCACACAGATCATCTGTATTACAGATATAAATGAAATTCCTGACTGCATCACAGATATAGCCTACCTTGAGGAAGGAAAGCTGAAACAGTTTACAACGAAAGAAGTTTTTGAACTTTCAAAAGAAAATTTATTTGCAGATTACCAGCCCGTATATTCATTCCCTGCTTTAACAAATAAAGAAGAAAAGCAATTTTCAAATGCCGTAAGAATGGAAAATGTTTCTATAGCTTATGGAGAGAAGAAAGTTTTAGAT
Coding sequences within it:
- a CDS encoding class I SAM-dependent methyltransferase — translated: MASNLNIQNEFKAVSEKYDTQRKHLIPCFNDFYSIPLELSEEIEEVKNVLDVGAGTGLMSAFFYEKYPEASFTLVDLSNDMLAKAKERFEKQNENFTYLSADFSTTDFGEQQYDLVISGLAIHHLEHSLKQELFSKIYKALKPGGWFINADQVEGGTEEADYIYRDNWKKKVEQSPLTEDAKQSAYKRIQLDIMAPLNDQLHWLKDAGFEQANCYYQYFNFVVFAGRK
- a CDS encoding ATP-binding cassette domain-containing protein, translated to MQQPSIILKDISVKLQGNTLLDGISFSLQSNQHLAIAGASGSGKTTLAKVICSRAFHHGIVEFANKRSINFVEQHYHFKTRSNTQDFYYQQRYNSFDNNDALTIEEELQLVSTDETKIDSLLSELQLEHRRQSPLLHLSSGEHKRFQLIKALLAHTDILILDEPFVGLDITSRKKLNNILSNVAASGTQIICITDINEIPDCITDIAYLEEGKLKQFTTKEVFELSKENLFADYQPVYSFPALTNKEEKQFSNAVRMENVSIAYGEKKVLDNINWTVKQGERWLLRGHNGAGKSTLLSLIYGDNPQAYANSIYLFDKRRGSGESIWDIKKNIGYVSPELQWYFDRNTTVYYAIGSGFYDTIGLFRKLTAEQQNIIEQWLDLLRLSHVTHKPLSTISASEQRLTLLLRALVKDPPLLLLDEPCQGLDEKQTTHFVQLIDDLCIQLNKTLIYISHYDNEIPSCIDKCLNLDLKDDKIDRKFVNTAVNDLVCLN